A window of the Dyadobacter pollutisoli genome harbors these coding sequences:
- a CDS encoding TonB-dependent receptor, whose protein sequence is MRIVFLLYMCMLAPEIGFGQSFTFSGTVKNEEGNALPFVSISLNNTKYETASEADGTFRLLNIPAGNYKLVVSHAGFKTFEKEIKISGSDMVGDLILIADAKDLDTVLIKAEKQSRVQEMRPITISSVEVKNVVSQNVLITDIIDRLSGVRIRRSSSLGEPSDISINGLRGNAVRVYIDGLPMEFIYPNFDISTLPIGNLKRIDVYKGVLPVDVGTDALGGGINLVTEQKSYNSLRASYNVGSYNTHLGDFALGLANKKNYFVHVTGAVNYSDNSYGMDARIFEDGNRIKRIKRFHDQYKIFFGGVTVGTHSKLWADELKFSVNVSGGNKELQNGARVSGTAFGEARYKAENLTAVLKYEKSFWKQRALFSTAANYSNQTLNYVDTTRNVYSWSGKVIGRKQSPGEYYEANSDTYIHGWINRSSFTFKISPDHKLLFSNLYARQKLTGIDYLEADPMQDYLRIPQYLAKNVAGAQYEGLFLNRLTFSAAIKRYDYMLDGAENNTFELVKKKDGIWGWNTAMKYDIAEGIFTRASVEKGYLIPQFAQFVGNGADIVRNTDLLPESSDNLNIGVVISKPVSKILNIATNINGFYRSQHDIIFIGNGVIRRYDNADQVRTLGVEGDLALTFKNAFSLKTNLTFLRKTFTKMKLAESQFLVGTDFPNNPNFYGNSEFSWQKQGLLKTDDRFRAYLFYNYIAPFNHITVGKGNSIKNTPEAYVPVQHRLDAGFSYKFAERGLTASLNVINVFNAKLFDNYLVPRAGTNFNVKLIYEVSGF, encoded by the coding sequence ATGAGAATAGTTTTCCTGCTCTATATGTGCATGCTTGCTCCTGAAATTGGATTTGGCCAGAGCTTTACTTTTTCTGGAACCGTCAAAAATGAAGAGGGCAATGCTTTGCCTTTTGTCTCTATCTCTTTGAATAATACCAAATATGAGACTGCGTCGGAAGCGGATGGTACATTCCGGCTCTTGAATATTCCGGCAGGTAATTACAAACTTGTTGTAAGCCACGCGGGGTTTAAAACGTTTGAAAAAGAAATCAAAATCTCCGGTTCTGATATGGTTGGAGACCTCATTTTGATCGCCGATGCCAAAGATCTCGATACGGTTTTGATAAAAGCCGAAAAGCAAAGCCGTGTCCAGGAAATGAGACCGATCACGATCAGCAGTGTAGAGGTTAAGAATGTGGTGAGCCAGAATGTACTGATCACCGACATCATCGACCGGCTTTCAGGTGTGCGCATCCGGCGTTCCAGTTCACTGGGGGAGCCTTCGGATATTTCTATTAACGGTTTGCGCGGCAACGCGGTCCGGGTCTACATTGATGGCCTGCCCATGGAATTCATTTATCCGAATTTCGATATTTCGACTTTGCCGATTGGAAACCTGAAACGGATCGATGTTTACAAAGGCGTATTGCCCGTCGACGTTGGTACAGATGCGTTAGGTGGGGGGATTAACCTGGTAACCGAACAGAAATCATACAATTCGCTTCGCGCTTCTTACAATGTCGGCTCTTACAATACCCATCTGGGCGATTTTGCATTGGGACTGGCCAATAAGAAAAATTACTTCGTCCATGTTACCGGCGCTGTCAATTATTCCGATAACAGCTACGGAATGGATGCCAGGATTTTTGAAGATGGTAATAGGATCAAGCGCATCAAACGCTTCCATGACCAGTATAAGATCTTTTTTGGCGGTGTAACTGTCGGCACCCACAGCAAGCTCTGGGCCGACGAGCTGAAATTTTCGGTGAACGTTTCAGGCGGAAACAAAGAATTGCAAAACGGCGCCAGGGTAAGCGGGACTGCTTTCGGAGAGGCCAGGTACAAAGCCGAAAACCTGACGGCTGTTTTAAAATATGAAAAGTCATTCTGGAAACAGCGTGCCCTGTTTTCGACAGCCGCTAATTACAGCAACCAGACCTTGAATTATGTGGATACGACCAGAAATGTGTACAGCTGGAGTGGCAAAGTGATTGGAAGAAAGCAGAGCCCGGGCGAATATTACGAGGCCAATTCAGATACTTACATTCATGGCTGGATCAACCGGAGCAGTTTTACCTTTAAAATAAGCCCCGATCACAAACTGCTTTTTTCCAATTTGTATGCCAGACAAAAGCTGACCGGTATCGATTATCTGGAAGCCGATCCCATGCAGGATTACCTTCGCATTCCTCAATATCTGGCCAAGAATGTGGCCGGAGCCCAGTATGAGGGTTTGTTTCTGAACAGGTTAACCTTTTCGGCAGCCATTAAAAGGTACGATTATATGCTGGATGGTGCAGAAAACAACACATTTGAGCTGGTTAAAAAGAAGGATGGCATCTGGGGCTGGAATACGGCAATGAAGTATGATATAGCCGAAGGTATTTTTACCCGCGCATCTGTTGAAAAAGGGTATCTGATCCCGCAGTTTGCTCAGTTCGTAGGCAACGGTGCAGATATAGTCCGCAATACAGATCTGTTGCCGGAAAGCAGCGACAACCTGAATATTGGTGTTGTGATAAGCAAGCCGGTTAGCAAAATTTTGAACATTGCTACGAACATTAACGGGTTTTACCGCAGCCAGCACGACATTATTTTCATCGGAAATGGCGTGATCCGAAGATATGACAATGCGGACCAGGTACGGACTTTGGGTGTCGAGGGCGATCTGGCACTGACCTTCAAAAATGCATTCAGCCTGAAAACGAACCTGACTTTCCTGCGTAAAACTTTCACGAAAATGAAGCTGGCGGAAAGTCAGTTCCTGGTCGGCACCGACTTTCCAAACAACCCCAATTTCTATGGGAATTCGGAGTTTTCGTGGCAAAAACAGGGATTGTTGAAGACCGATGATCGTTTCCGGGCTTACCTGTTTTATAATTACATCGCCCCGTTTAACCATATTACCGTTGGTAAAGGCAACAGCATCAAAAATACGCCGGAAGCTTACGTGCCCGTTCAGCATCGCCTGGATGCGGGTTTCTCCTACAAATTCGCAGAACGTGGCCTGACCGCTTCCCTGAATGTGATTAACGTCTTCAATGCCAAGCTTTTCGATAACTACCTGGTGCCGCGCGCAGGGACGAATTTCAATGTAAAGCTCATTTACGAGGTTTCGGGCTTTTAG
- a CDS encoding PepSY-associated TM helix domain-containing protein translates to MKLKGLSPRLYNITFNTHTISGIVISFALYVIFFAGAFTLFKDEFYQWENPAARHTLLQPVNYDQMLSSLKKSTPQFDLSEDITIVTESIERPLVKVYGHLMVPKGKPEQHYYTTYSVATGEFFKDEKTTVGETLYRLHFFDQIPLIGRYLSGFVALFFAFAVITGVMIHWQNMLTKFHGFSLKGSLKNLWTNAHTVFGLLGLPFQLMYAITGAYYMLSFLVLLPVVMVFYGGNQEKAINDIFSERAMEVSETSPFNTNNVGVTGILEKLKSNHPELDLHYFQIKHYDREDGIVSASLENSKTFAGDGSVAVRLKDGELISDKLPGKKTYAESVLFGISRLHFATFGGLALKTIYFLLALFTCFVIISGVLLWKEARNKKSYTDKQKQFHHRVTMWYLAISFGLFPATAILFSAELLIPGVENHVFLVRTVFFVSWLVLSVAGLLLKTESRITWFYLLAGGLFSLLVPVANGFATGDWIFAAWSQGIYYTALTDAFWAGTGIISLVLTMSIGRNFNRSSAEIHDNTRSRRNATKALKLN, encoded by the coding sequence ATGAAACTAAAAGGTCTATCGCCGCGACTCTACAACATTACTTTTAACACCCATACCATCTCGGGCATTGTGATCAGCTTTGCGCTTTATGTGATATTCTTTGCCGGGGCATTTACGCTCTTTAAAGATGAATTTTACCAGTGGGAAAATCCTGCTGCACGGCACACATTGCTCCAACCGGTCAACTATGATCAAATGCTCAGCAGCCTGAAAAAGTCCACCCCTCAATTTGATCTTTCAGAAGACATTACCATCGTCACAGAATCCATAGAAAGACCTCTGGTAAAGGTTTACGGGCATTTGATGGTACCCAAAGGCAAACCTGAGCAGCATTACTACACGACCTATTCTGTGGCGACCGGTGAATTTTTCAAGGATGAAAAAACCACGGTTGGAGAAACGTTATATCGGCTGCATTTTTTTGACCAGATCCCGTTGATAGGCAGGTACCTTTCCGGCTTTGTGGCACTGTTCTTTGCTTTCGCAGTCATTACAGGCGTAATGATCCACTGGCAAAACATGCTTACCAAGTTTCATGGCTTTTCGCTTAAAGGATCACTGAAAAATCTCTGGACAAATGCGCACACTGTTTTTGGTTTGCTGGGCCTGCCTTTCCAACTGATGTATGCAATTACCGGGGCTTACTACATGCTGTCATTTCTGGTTTTGCTTCCTGTGGTAATGGTGTTCTACGGCGGCAATCAGGAAAAAGCGATCAATGATATCTTTTCGGAACGCGCCATGGAAGTGAGTGAAACATCTCCCTTTAACACCAACAATGTAGGGGTAACCGGCATTCTCGAAAAACTAAAAAGCAATCACCCGGAATTGGACTTACATTACTTTCAGATCAAACATTACGACCGGGAGGATGGGATCGTTTCGGCTTCGCTGGAAAACAGCAAAACGTTCGCCGGTGACGGCTCAGTGGCGGTGAGATTGAAAGATGGAGAATTGATTTCCGACAAATTACCAGGCAAAAAGACTTACGCAGAATCCGTATTATTCGGCATATCCCGGCTGCATTTTGCGACTTTTGGAGGGCTTGCATTGAAGACAATCTATTTCCTGTTGGCCCTCTTTACCTGTTTCGTTATCATTAGCGGCGTATTGCTCTGGAAAGAGGCGAGGAATAAAAAAAGCTACACGGACAAACAAAAGCAGTTCCATCACAGGGTTACCATGTGGTACCTTGCCATTTCATTCGGTCTTTTCCCCGCCACAGCCATTCTGTTCAGTGCAGAATTACTAATACCGGGCGTTGAAAACCACGTTTTTCTGGTCAGGACTGTATTTTTCGTATCGTGGCTGGTTCTAAGTGTAGCGGGGTTGCTGTTGAAAACGGAATCGAGAATCACCTGGTTTTACCTGCTTGCCGGTGGGCTGTTTTCGCTTCTGGTTCCTGTTGCAAATGGATTCGCAACAGGTGACTGGATTTTTGCTGCGTGGTCGCAAGGAATTTATTATACTGCCCTTACAGATGCTTTTTGGGCTGGAACCGGGATTATTTCCTTAGTCCTGACTATGTCAATCGGCAGGAATTTTAATAGATCATCCGCTGAAATTCATGATAATACAAGATCACGCCGCAACGCAACGAAAGCTCTCAAACTGAATTGA
- a CDS encoding RNA polymerase sigma-70 factor has product MLRIASFVLKPVDPFSRESFEHTYKRCVKKLCAICFNVVSDREIATEIVHNVFLSVWERREVLILEGEMENYLVRAVKLAALEHIRTTMIHRKHLSGIASGQREETNTTEDQLAFHELNERITFIASCLPPQCREVFSLSREKGLSNKGVALSLHISEKTVEAHLSKALKYLKDHLRDYSL; this is encoded by the coding sequence ATGTTGAGGATAGCCTCTTTTGTTTTGAAACCTGTCGACCCATTTTCCCGGGAATCTTTTGAGCACACCTACAAAAGGTGTGTGAAAAAATTATGCGCCATTTGCTTTAATGTGGTGAGTGACAGGGAGATTGCTACGGAGATCGTCCATAACGTTTTTCTTTCGGTGTGGGAAAGGCGTGAAGTACTGATACTGGAGGGCGAGATGGAGAACTACCTCGTCAGGGCCGTCAAGCTGGCGGCGCTGGAACATATCCGTACCACAATGATCCATCGGAAACATCTGTCGGGCATCGCTTCCGGACAGCGAGAGGAAACCAATACCACCGAAGATCAGCTTGCTTTTCACGAGCTCAACGAACGCATTACCTTCATTGCTTCGTGCCTTCCTCCCCAGTGCAGGGAAGTGTTCAGTTTGAGCCGGGAAAAAGGCCTTTCCAATAAGGGTGTTGCACTTTCGCTCCATATTTCGGAAAAAACGGTGGAGGCTCACCTTTCAAAAGCACTTAAATACCTCAAAGACCACCTGCGGGATTACAGCCTGTAA
- a CDS encoding type II toxin-antitoxin system HipA family toxin — protein sequence MSLPVIEFCPGTLAPGYDTYSRNCLRRVFNGKRVSHILSYGSPATNQDTDQLFDENRKRISISGVQEKFSVTLDKNKLRLIQEDEQGTYILKPIPTAGCKPDQMPANEHLTMQIARQVYGIETAENALIFFADGAQAHITKRFDRHADGRKRAQDDFASLAGRTPQTHGEHYKYLGNYLEIFELMQKYVPAYTVEAPKLLRTLMFNYLFSNGDAHLKNFSLLETDQGDYRLSQAYDLLNRRIHIGDKDFALDDGILPKKLAQGKVMQQFTLLAQIAGINSKVFDGIVSRMLSGSQQVEQLISASFLDQTTKRNYLQMIADYIVLHTKVNGSTFCGIDINDPDDMQKLHCTMQQMIDLAYENAAASKKST from the coding sequence ATGAGCTTACCAGTTATTGAATTTTGCCCGGGCACATTGGCGCCCGGCTATGACACTTACAGCAGGAATTGCCTCAGAAGGGTCTTCAATGGCAAGCGCGTAAGCCATATTCTCAGCTATGGCTCGCCGGCGACTAATCAGGATACGGATCAGCTTTTTGACGAGAACCGCAAACGGATCTCCATATCGGGTGTCCAGGAAAAGTTCTCGGTAACCCTTGACAAGAATAAACTGCGATTGATCCAGGAAGACGAGCAAGGTACCTATATCTTAAAGCCGATACCGACCGCAGGCTGCAAGCCGGACCAAATGCCGGCCAACGAGCATCTGACTATGCAGATCGCCAGGCAGGTTTACGGTATTGAAACAGCGGAGAACGCCCTGATCTTTTTTGCCGATGGCGCGCAGGCCCATATTACGAAACGATTTGACAGGCATGCCGATGGCAGGAAACGTGCGCAGGATGATTTTGCGTCATTGGCAGGACGTACGCCTCAAACCCACGGAGAACACTATAAATACCTAGGAAATTATTTAGAGATCTTTGAGCTGATGCAAAAGTATGTGCCCGCTTACACAGTCGAAGCTCCAAAGTTGCTCCGCACATTAATGTTCAACTATTTATTCTCTAACGGTGATGCGCATCTGAAAAACTTCTCGCTTCTTGAAACCGATCAGGGAGACTATCGACTGAGTCAGGCATATGATTTGCTCAACAGACGTATACATATCGGCGATAAAGATTTTGCGCTCGACGACGGGATTCTACCAAAAAAACTAGCCCAGGGAAAGGTGATGCAGCAGTTTACTTTACTGGCCCAGATAGCAGGAATCAATTCGAAAGTATTTGACGGAATAGTCTCACGTATGCTCAGCGGGTCCCAGCAAGTCGAGCAGTTAATCTCTGCTTCTTTTCTGGACCAGACCACAAAACGAAATTACCTGCAGATGATAGCCGACTACATCGTGCTGCATACAAAGGTAAATGGCAGCACTTTCTGCGGAATTGACATCAATGATCCTGATGACATGCAAAAACTGCACTGTACTATGCAGCAAATGATCGACTTGGCATACGAAAATGCAGCTGCCAGCAAAAAGTCCACCTAG